From Streptomyces sp. NBC_01426, a single genomic window includes:
- a CDS encoding dolichyl-phosphate beta-glucosyltransferase — translation MQNDRLRPRGATITGQPVDQGPGSVGLSVVIPAYLEEERLAPTLEEVRAYLDAHVGSGPEDWEVIVVDDGSPDRTTAIALKAGVQEHRIRLVRSEENKGKGSALRLGVGTSLGRRVLVMDADLSTPMEELAGLEKTLADDPRLAAAIGSRAHRDSTVERQQSALREVLGWTGNRVIRLVAVRGIRDTQCGFKLFDGDQARAAFGASRLDGWAIDVEILQYFRRKGWPVAEVPVRWAHQDGSKVRFPDYVRTLGELVRLNAHGILVAALYLFAAFFLYKGLWADPDGAILAHSLQDQNQWEWFFGVTADNVAHLRNPLFTDFQNMPDGVNLMGNTVMLGLSVPLTPVTLLFGPTITLALVFTLGIAATAWAWYWLIHRRLTEKRWAAAVGGALAAFAPPMVSHANAHPNFVVLFMIPVIIDRALRLCEGRNVVRDGILLGLFSAYQVFLGEEPFLLAAMGMLIFALVFALYDREAARAAVRPLGEGLAIAAIVSVPLVAFPLAWQFFGPQSYHSVLHGEGGAGNPLGALAEYSARSLFGDAETAGKLSLNTTEQNAFYGWPLLALAAGITLWLWRRPVVRALGFTALAAAVLSLGPQVRIEKFDVTLPAPWALLRHLPLLESVIEGRVAMVCAPVFGMLIALALDRIGGLRAREHRVVGYLAVAAALVPILPLPLVTADREPVPAFIAEGHYKDYLEDGRSLVPVPLPDPGSAAALRWQSGTGFGFKLAGGYFNGPDGPDRVGIYGAKPRMLSDLLRDVRWGADGPSEIPPSMRDQARADLAHWKAGLIVLPVTQDRAPELRGTLTALLDQEPRKVADCFIWQVASS, via the coding sequence GTGCAGAACGACAGACTCAGGCCTCGTGGTGCGACCATCACGGGTCAACCCGTCGACCAGGGACCGGGGTCCGTCGGCCTGTCCGTGGTCATCCCGGCCTACCTGGAGGAGGAGCGTCTCGCTCCGACCCTGGAGGAGGTCCGGGCCTACCTCGACGCGCACGTCGGCAGCGGCCCGGAGGACTGGGAGGTCATCGTCGTCGACGACGGTTCCCCGGACCGGACCACCGCCATCGCGCTGAAGGCCGGCGTGCAGGAGCACCGGATCCGGCTCGTCCGGTCCGAGGAGAACAAGGGCAAGGGCAGCGCGCTGCGCCTCGGCGTGGGCACCTCGCTGGGCCGCCGGGTCCTGGTCATGGACGCGGACCTGTCGACGCCGATGGAGGAACTGGCCGGGCTGGAGAAGACGCTCGCCGACGACCCGCGGCTCGCCGCCGCCATCGGCTCGCGCGCGCACCGCGACTCCACCGTGGAGCGGCAGCAGAGCGCGCTGCGCGAGGTGCTCGGCTGGACCGGCAACCGCGTCATCCGGCTGGTGGCCGTCCGCGGCATCCGCGACACCCAATGCGGATTCAAGCTGTTCGACGGAGACCAGGCCCGCGCCGCCTTCGGCGCCTCCCGACTCGACGGCTGGGCCATCGACGTGGAGATCCTCCAGTACTTCCGACGCAAGGGGTGGCCCGTGGCCGAGGTACCCGTCCGCTGGGCCCACCAGGACGGCTCCAAGGTCCGGTTCCCGGACTACGTGCGCACCCTCGGCGAACTGGTCCGCCTCAATGCCCACGGCATCCTCGTGGCCGCGCTGTACCTGTTCGCCGCCTTCTTCCTCTACAAGGGGTTGTGGGCGGATCCGGACGGGGCGATCCTGGCCCATTCCCTCCAGGACCAGAACCAGTGGGAATGGTTCTTCGGGGTCACCGCGGACAATGTCGCGCACCTGCGGAATCCACTGTTCACCGACTTCCAGAACATGCCCGACGGCGTGAACCTGATGGGCAACACGGTGATGCTCGGCCTGTCCGTGCCGCTCACCCCCGTCACGCTGCTCTTCGGCCCCACGATCACCCTCGCCCTGGTGTTCACCCTCGGCATCGCCGCGACGGCCTGGGCCTGGTACTGGCTGATCCACCGGCGGCTGACGGAGAAACGCTGGGCGGCGGCCGTCGGCGGGGCCCTGGCGGCCTTCGCGCCGCCGATGGTCTCGCACGCGAACGCGCACCCGAACTTCGTCGTCCTCTTCATGATCCCGGTCATCATCGACCGGGCCCTGAGGCTCTGCGAGGGCAGGAACGTCGTCCGTGACGGCATCCTGCTGGGACTGTTCTCCGCCTACCAGGTCTTCCTGGGCGAGGAGCCGTTCCTGCTGGCGGCGATGGGCATGCTGATCTTCGCCCTCGTCTTCGCGCTGTACGACCGCGAGGCCGCCCGCGCGGCCGTCCGGCCGCTGGGCGAGGGACTGGCGATCGCCGCGATCGTCTCCGTGCCGCTGGTGGCCTTCCCCCTGGCCTGGCAGTTCTTCGGGCCGCAGAGCTACCACTCCGTGCTGCACGGCGAGGGCGGGGCCGGCAACCCGCTGGGCGCCCTGGCCGAGTACTCGGCCCGCTCGCTGTTCGGCGACGCCGAGACGGCCGGCAAGCTCTCGCTGAACACCACCGAGCAGAACGCCTTCTACGGCTGGCCGCTGCTCGCCCTGGCCGCCGGGATCACCCTCTGGCTGTGGCGCCGGCCCGTCGTCCGCGCCCTCGGCTTCACCGCCCTCGCCGCGGCCGTGCTCTCCCTCGGCCCGCAGGTCCGCATCGAGAAGTTCGACGTCACCCTGCCCGCCCCCTGGGCGCTGCTGCGGCACCTGCCCCTGCTCGAATCGGTCATCGAGGGCCGGGTGGCGATGGTGTGCGCGCCGGTCTTCGGCATGCTGATCGCCCTGGCCCTCGACCGGATCGGGGGCCTGCGGGCCCGCGAGCACCGCGTCGTCGGATACCTGGCCGTGGCCGCCGCGCTCGTGCCGATCCTGCCGCTCCCGCTCGTCACCGCGGACCGCGAGCCCGTGCCGGCGTTCATCGCCGAGGGCCACTACAAGGACTACCTGGAGGACGGCCGCTCCCTCGTCCCGGTGCCGCTCCCCGACCCCGGCTCCGCGGCCGCGCTGCGCTGGCAGAGCGGTACCGGCTTCGGCTTCAAGCTGGCCGGAGGCTACTTCAACGGCCCGGACGGCCCCGACCGCGTCGGGATCTACGGCGCGAAGCCGCGCATGCTGTCCGACCTGCTGCGCGACGTTCGCTGGGGCGCGGACGGCCCCTCGGAGATCCCCCCGTCGATGCGGGACCAGGCCCGTGCGGACCTCGCCCACTGGAAGGCGGGCCTGATCGTCCTTCCCGTGACCCAGGACCGCGCCCCCGAGCTGCGCGGCACGCTGACGGCCCTGCTCGACCAGGAACCGCGCAAGGTCGCCGACTGCTTCATCTGGCAGGTCGCCTCCTCCTGA